A genomic window from Chitinophaga pollutisoli includes:
- a CDS encoding RagB/SusD family nutrient uptake outer membrane protein gives MNFQRYIIAGCFSALLLQGCKDFLDLKPRDQLTEEYTFTSYQNFKTYAWNFYDVFPGYNSDVISNEFNSDLFLNAVPNGISDWIWQRMTIPAESPVYTQSYSRIRSVNIMLANIDNAGTLSETDKKHWRAVGLFFRAYNYYQLVSRFGGVPFIEKPLSDTDAEFLNAPRTPRAQLTDRLLEDLKWAEANIKADGDGENTIDVHVVRAFMTRFGVSEGAWRKYHQLGDPKPYYEACKSAAEKLSASFPSPLADSYDDDFNSESLAGVPGILLYRRYEIGQVTHSIASLGRNSSGRWDLTKKAADMYLMRDGQTRWTSPQFQGDKSPFTEFRSRDRRLYFTTPPPYKVNTTHPSYDFTLTADPADREYIDTMANLSSDKRKTLPTLNWQGIVLRQEPHYVDYTLGQPFCVTYTGYRFTKFSNKIARIQNQDINDAPIFRMGEVLVNYAEAKYELGEFNQAVANATINKLRARGDVAPLQLGAIPNDPQRDAGITPELWEIRRERAIELMGEGFRFDDLRRWKKMDYAMAQKLGRWIKKGTDVAADAKIPILNNATEGYIAYEGVPPGPWPEYQYLYPIPSNQRVLNPKLDQNPDWK, from the coding sequence ATGAACTTTCAACGATATATCATAGCCGGTTGCTTTTCCGCTTTGCTGCTCCAGGGCTGTAAAGATTTCCTGGACCTCAAGCCCAGGGACCAGCTCACCGAGGAATATACTTTCACCAGTTACCAGAATTTCAAAACCTATGCCTGGAATTTCTACGACGTTTTCCCAGGATACAATTCGGACGTGATCAGCAACGAATTCAACAGCGATCTTTTCCTCAACGCCGTTCCCAACGGCATTTCCGACTGGATCTGGCAACGGATGACCATCCCGGCCGAAAGCCCGGTTTATACGCAGTCGTACAGCCGCATCCGTAGCGTCAACATCATGCTGGCCAATATTGACAACGCCGGCACGTTGAGCGAAACCGACAAAAAGCACTGGCGCGCGGTGGGATTGTTTTTCAGGGCGTACAATTATTACCAGCTTGTGTCGCGGTTCGGCGGCGTGCCTTTCATCGAAAAGCCGTTGTCGGATACCGATGCTGAATTCCTGAACGCGCCGCGCACGCCGCGGGCACAGCTGACAGACCGGCTGCTCGAAGATCTGAAATGGGCGGAAGCCAATATCAAAGCGGACGGCGATGGGGAAAACACCATTGATGTGCATGTGGTGCGCGCGTTTATGACGCGGTTTGGCGTGTCGGAAGGCGCCTGGCGGAAATACCACCAGCTTGGTGACCCGAAGCCGTATTACGAAGCCTGCAAATCCGCGGCGGAAAAACTGTCGGCCAGCTTTCCTTCTCCGCTCGCGGACAGTTACGACGATGATTTCAACAGCGAATCGCTGGCCGGCGTTCCGGGGATATTGTTGTATCGCCGTTATGAGATCGGACAGGTGACGCATTCCATCGCTTCGCTCGGAAGGAATTCCTCCGGCCGGTGGGACCTCACCAAAAAAGCGGCGGACATGTACCTGATGCGCGACGGGCAAACCCGCTGGACGAGCCCGCAGTTCCAGGGCGACAAATCCCCCTTCACCGAGTTCCGCTCCCGCGACCGCCGGCTGTATTTCACTACGCCGCCGCCGTATAAAGTGAATACCACGCATCCCAGCTACGACTTCACGCTTACCGCCGACCCGGCCGACCGCGAATACATCGACACGATGGCGAACCTTTCCAGCGACAAGCGCAAAACGCTGCCCACGCTTAACTGGCAGGGCATTGTGCTGCGCCAGGAGCCGCACTACGTGGATTACACGCTGGGCCAGCCTTTCTGTGTGACATATACCGGATACAGGTTTACTAAATTCAGCAACAAGATTGCACGCATCCAGAACCAGGATATCAACGACGCGCCGATTTTCAGGATGGGCGAAGTGTTGGTGAACTACGCCGAGGCGAAATATGAACTGGGCGAATTCAACCAGGCTGTTGCCAACGCCACGATCAACAAGCTCCGTGCGCGGGGCGATGTAGCGCCATTGCAGTTGGGTGCGATTCCGAACGACCCGCAGCGCGATGCCGGCATTACCCCCGAACTCTGGGAGATCCGCCGGGAGCGCGCGATAGAGCTCATGGGCGAAGGTTTCCGCTTCGACGACCTCCGCCGCTGGAAGAAAATGGATTACGCCATGGCGCAGAAACTGGGCCGGTGGATTAAGAAAGGTACGGACGTAGCCGCGGATGCGAAGATTCCCATCCTCAACAACGCCACCGAAGGCTACATCGCCTACGAAGGCGTACCGCCGGGACCCTGGCCGGAATATCAGTACCTCTATCCCATTCCTTCCAACCAACGTGTCCTCAATCCTAAACTGGATCAGAATCCTGACTGGAAATAA